One window of the Candidatus Microbacterium colombiense genome contains the following:
- a CDS encoding helix-turn-helix domain-containing protein — MAISSGGVLYPARLPQFHRLVPTAAAVDLVAWFWIPEWDIEPGASSRQEIVGYPALNLVVEHGAVTLSGPTTRASHRDLSGRGWAVGALLRPAGVAALIDDPAALVDSARVMDEPRLAADVSSAMTSGDGHRERAVDAFSRWIGERAEPIDDAARQANALVDVLGGEGAALTSTEAATRLAMSVRTLQRMAHRYVGVSPAAMIRRRRLQEAAQQLRDDPGTDLAALAAELGYADHAHLTRDFQAVLGVAPRSYRSDFGE; from the coding sequence ATGGCGATCTCCTCCGGCGGCGTGCTGTACCCGGCTCGTCTGCCGCAGTTCCATCGGCTGGTGCCCACGGCTGCCGCCGTCGATCTCGTCGCCTGGTTCTGGATCCCCGAGTGGGACATCGAGCCGGGCGCCTCCTCCCGGCAGGAGATCGTGGGCTATCCGGCTCTCAACCTGGTCGTCGAGCACGGGGCCGTCACGCTCTCGGGCCCCACCACGCGCGCCTCGCACCGCGATCTGAGCGGACGAGGATGGGCGGTCGGGGCGCTGCTCCGCCCCGCCGGGGTCGCCGCGCTCATCGACGATCCCGCCGCGCTGGTCGACTCGGCCAGAGTTATGGACGAGCCCCGGTTGGCCGCCGACGTGTCATCCGCGATGACATCGGGCGACGGGCATCGAGAGCGCGCCGTCGACGCGTTCTCGCGATGGATCGGGGAGCGCGCGGAACCGATCGACGATGCCGCACGTCAGGCGAACGCGCTGGTCGACGTGCTCGGGGGAGAGGGTGCGGCGCTCACATCGACCGAAGCGGCGACGCGGCTCGCGATGTCGGTGCGGACACTGCAACGCATGGCGCACCGTTATGTCGGGGTCTCGCCCGCCGCGATGATCCGCCGCCGACGGCTCCAGGAGGCCGCCCAGCAGCTGCGCGACGATCCCGGCACCGACCTGGCGGCGCTCGCCGCGGAACTCGGCTATGCCGATCATGCGCATCTCACGCGCGACTTCCAGGCGGTGCTGGGAGTGGCCCCTCGCAGCTACCGGTCCGACTTCGGTGAGTGA
- a CDS encoding amino acid permease, with translation MPLARRLSLGDAVAIGLGSMIGAGVFSVWGPAIGVAGGGILIALAIAAIVAYCNATASAQLAAAHPVAGGTYAYARAEIGPWWGFIAGWSFVIGKIASCAAMAMTFAAYAAPEGWRPAVAVAAVAALAAVNCVGVTRTALVTRILVVCSLLGLAIVVTIGLSSSSTATPVALPEATAYGVLQGAGLLFFAFAGYARIATLGEEVVDPSKTIPRAIVWALTGAVVVYTLVGATVVLTLGADATASAAPLADLVSAAGWAPLAPLVRIAAAAASLGALLALLTGIGRTTLAMARESDVPRYFAKVDERWQVPRRAEIAVAVLVITIVLFVDLRGAIGFSSFGVLLYYLIANAAAFRQEGTARRYPRALQVLGALGCLLLVNTLPPTATVLGTAVLIGIGYRMVRLRVQASRR, from the coding sequence ATGCCCCTCGCCCGCCGTCTGAGCCTCGGAGACGCCGTCGCCATCGGCCTCGGCTCGATGATCGGCGCCGGCGTGTTCTCCGTGTGGGGACCCGCGATCGGTGTCGCCGGCGGCGGCATCCTGATCGCTCTCGCCATCGCCGCGATCGTGGCGTACTGCAACGCGACGGCATCGGCGCAACTCGCCGCGGCCCATCCCGTCGCCGGTGGCACCTACGCCTACGCCCGCGCGGAGATCGGACCCTGGTGGGGCTTCATCGCCGGGTGGAGCTTCGTGATCGGCAAGATCGCGAGCTGCGCCGCGATGGCCATGACCTTCGCCGCCTACGCCGCCCCCGAGGGGTGGCGCCCGGCCGTCGCCGTCGCCGCGGTCGCCGCGCTGGCGGCGGTGAACTGCGTGGGCGTCACCCGCACGGCGCTCGTCACGCGCATCCTCGTCGTGTGCTCGCTGCTCGGACTCGCGATCGTCGTGACCATCGGCCTGAGCTCCTCGTCGACCGCGACCCCCGTGGCGCTCCCCGAGGCGACGGCGTACGGCGTGCTGCAGGGTGCGGGCCTGCTCTTCTTCGCGTTCGCCGGGTACGCGCGCATCGCCACCCTCGGCGAAGAGGTCGTCGACCCGTCGAAGACCATCCCGCGGGCGATCGTGTGGGCTCTCACCGGTGCCGTCGTCGTCTACACGCTGGTCGGCGCCACCGTGGTGCTCACGCTCGGCGCCGACGCCACGGCGAGCGCAGCACCGCTCGCCGATCTCGTGAGCGCAGCCGGGTGGGCACCGCTCGCGCCGCTCGTGCGGATCGCCGCGGCCGCGGCGTCGCTCGGAGCACTACTCGCGCTGCTCACGGGCATCGGACGCACGACACTCGCGATGGCCCGTGAGAGCGATGTGCCGCGTTATTTCGCGAAGGTCGACGAGCGCTGGCAGGTTCCGCGCCGGGCGGAGATCGCCGTGGCGGTGCTCGTGATCACGATCGTGCTGTTCGTCGACCTTCGAGGAGCGATCGGCTTCTCCTCATTCGGTGTACTGCTGTACTACCTGATCGCGAACGCGGCGGCGTTCCGCCAGGAGGGCACGGCACGGAGGTATCCCCGCGCCCTGCAGGTGCTCGGCGCGCTGGGCTGCCTCCTGCTCGTCAACACGCTGCCGCCGACAGCGACAGTTCTCGGTACCGCGGTGTTGATCGGCATCGGCTACCGGATGGTGCGACTGCGCGTGCAGGCGTCACGACGCTGA
- a CDS encoding DUF4442 domain-containing protein yields the protein MRITPRRLAVGMSLWAPNLFSGIRIRRIRDDWTHATVELHVNVITRNYVKTAFGGSMSAMTDPYFFMLVMHQLGRDYVVWDTRGEIEFVKPGRGVLTAEFEVSKEQVARIRERAHGGAKVLEWFDTVITDREGDVVAKVRREVYIREKKRVTSARE from the coding sequence ATGCGCATCACACCCCGCCGGCTCGCGGTCGGCATGAGCCTGTGGGCTCCGAATCTGTTCAGCGGCATCCGCATCCGTCGGATCCGCGACGACTGGACCCACGCGACGGTCGAACTGCACGTCAACGTCATCACCCGCAACTACGTCAAGACCGCGTTCGGCGGGTCGATGTCGGCCATGACCGACCCGTACTTCTTCATGCTGGTCATGCACCAGCTCGGCCGGGACTACGTGGTGTGGGATACGCGGGGAGAGATCGAGTTCGTCAAACCGGGGCGGGGCGTGCTGACCGCCGAGTTCGAGGTGTCGAAGGAGCAGGTCGCGCGCATTCGAGAGCGCGCCCACGGGGGTGCCAAGGTGCTCGAGTGGTTCGACACGGTGATCACCGATCGAGAGGGCGATGTCGTCGCGAAGGTACGGCGCGAGGTGTACATCCGCGAGAAGAAGCGCGTCACCTCTGCGCGCGAGTGA
- a CDS encoding GntR family transcriptional regulator — MLIKVDMSSGSPLYEQVAASVRADLVAGRVSPGDRLPAARELAEALEINLHTVLRAYQQLRGEGLVDLRRGRGAVISAAAEPLAELSHDISALVARASALGLSPATLAALIKETAV, encoded by the coding sequence ATGCTGATCAAGGTCGACATGAGCAGCGGGTCGCCGTTGTACGAGCAGGTCGCAGCATCCGTGCGTGCGGACCTCGTCGCCGGGCGCGTGTCGCCGGGTGACCGCCTCCCCGCCGCACGCGAACTCGCCGAGGCGCTGGAGATCAATCTGCACACCGTTCTCCGTGCGTATCAGCAGCTCCGCGGCGAGGGTCTCGTCGATCTGCGGCGGGGGAGGGGAGCCGTGATCTCAGCGGCCGCCGAGCCGCTGGCCGAACTGTCGCACGACATCAGCGCACTCGTCGCGCGCGCCTCCGCTCTCGGACTCTCACCCGCCACCCTGGCCGCCCTCATCAAGGAGACCGCAGTATGA
- a CDS encoding DUF1648 domain-containing protein produces the protein MNADIRRARRAFWWVGVIIPLSLIALTTIVILVWLPTIPDPSAIHWGTDGVDGFGPRWMHLVLLIGIGGGMVLLFSVIALAAHRLPKSDGTPPVSGARWSATSRFLGAANLGTSAMMSFLALVTVGVQRGLADAADAPDVTPWVLLALVAMVGIGIGGWFLQPSIAPIESESAGGAAPMPLAPGERVVWIKTVSIAPAGQVVLAIGVFVTIALSVLLLAQGIPAWWITGAVSLLLLAAVVTTLTFRVKASAAGLEVRSAVGWPRIRIPASDIGSVRAVDIDPFGEFGGWGYRISTDGRRGVVLRGGPAIEVTRTDGRRFVVTVDDAQTAAAVLATARKEG, from the coding sequence ATGAATGCCGACATCCGCCGAGCCCGCCGCGCCTTCTGGTGGGTGGGTGTGATCATCCCCCTGTCGCTGATCGCCCTGACGACGATCGTGATCCTGGTGTGGCTTCCGACGATCCCCGATCCGTCGGCCATCCACTGGGGCACCGACGGGGTCGACGGGTTCGGCCCGCGTTGGATGCACCTCGTCCTGCTGATCGGCATCGGCGGCGGCATGGTCCTGCTGTTCTCCGTCATCGCGCTCGCCGCTCACCGGCTTCCCAAGAGTGACGGCACCCCGCCGGTCTCGGGGGCCCGATGGTCGGCGACCTCGCGATTCCTCGGTGCCGCGAACCTGGGAACCTCGGCGATGATGTCCTTCCTCGCGCTGGTCACCGTGGGCGTGCAGAGGGGGCTCGCGGATGCGGCGGATGCGCCCGACGTCACGCCGTGGGTGCTCCTCGCGCTCGTGGCGATGGTGGGAATCGGGATCGGCGGCTGGTTCCTCCAGCCTTCGATCGCTCCGATCGAGTCCGAATCCGCCGGTGGTGCGGCCCCGATGCCGCTGGCACCCGGCGAACGCGTGGTGTGGATCAAGACGGTGTCGATCGCGCCGGCGGGACAGGTCGTCCTCGCGATCGGTGTCTTCGTGACCATCGCCCTCAGCGTTCTCCTTCTGGCGCAGGGGATACCGGCCTGGTGGATCACCGGTGCCGTGTCCCTGCTTCTCCTGGCTGCGGTGGTGACCACCCTGACATTCAGGGTGAAGGCGAGCGCCGCGGGCCTCGAGGTGCGCTCCGCGGTCGGGTGGCCTCGCATCCGGATCCCGGCGAGCGACATCGGCAGCGTTCGCGCCGTCGACATCGATCCGTTCGGAGAGTTCGGGGGCTGGGGGTATCGCATCAGCACCGACGGCCGGCGCGGTGTCGTCCTGCGCGGTGGGCCGGCGATCGAGGTGACGCGCACCGACGGGCGCCGCTTCGTGGTGACCGTCGACGACGCACAGACGGCGGCGGCGGTTCTCGCGACCGCCCGGAAGGAAGGTTGA
- a CDS encoding CPBP family intramembrane metalloprotease, translated as MNVFPASTSRRVAWAAVITYTIIACGLAWLVALPLWLGDGLAEPLSWLLLPVMMFTPAIAALVVMFTMGRPARGERARVLGLWPLRPARRVVWLMVLGWLAPPVIVGLSVLLSSALGFVQLDLTFSGFAAEIEKALPAGVPLPPIGVIVFAQIAMIPVGALVNSLLAFGEELGWRGWLLPALRPLGTWPALLLTGVIWGFWHSPVILLGYNFGRTDVTGVLFMIGGCIAWGVLLGWLRLRSASVWPAVIAHGSLNAAGGLIVIFAATQPDLALAGPLGVAGWIVAAILVVLLLATGQFRRQPELAGAPVRLLSAPRP; from the coding sequence ATGAACGTCTTTCCTGCGAGCACCTCTCGCCGCGTGGCCTGGGCCGCGGTGATCACCTACACGATCATCGCGTGCGGGCTCGCCTGGCTCGTCGCGCTGCCCCTGTGGCTTGGCGACGGTCTGGCCGAACCGCTGTCATGGCTGCTGCTGCCTGTGATGATGTTCACTCCCGCGATCGCGGCGCTCGTCGTCATGTTCACGATGGGGCGCCCCGCCCGCGGCGAACGCGCACGCGTCCTCGGACTGTGGCCGCTGCGGCCCGCCCGGCGCGTCGTGTGGCTGATGGTGCTCGGATGGCTGGCTCCTCCCGTGATCGTTGGCCTCAGCGTCCTGCTCTCGTCCGCCCTCGGGTTCGTGCAGCTGGACCTCACGTTCTCCGGATTCGCGGCCGAGATCGAGAAGGCGCTCCCGGCGGGAGTGCCGCTCCCGCCGATCGGTGTCATCGTGTTCGCGCAGATCGCGATGATCCCGGTGGGTGCTCTCGTCAACAGCCTCCTCGCCTTCGGTGAGGAACTCGGCTGGCGGGGGTGGCTGCTGCCGGCTCTGCGTCCGCTCGGCACGTGGCCCGCGCTGCTGCTCACCGGCGTCATCTGGGGCTTCTGGCACAGCCCGGTGATCCTGCTCGGCTACAACTTCGGTCGCACCGACGTCACCGGAGTGCTCTTCATGATCGGCGGATGCATCGCGTGGGGTGTGCTGCTCGGATGGCTGCGTCTGCGCTCCGCCTCGGTGTGGCCCGCGGTGATCGCGCACGGCTCACTCAACGCCGCCGGCGGACTCATCGTCATCTTCGCGGCCACGCAGCCCGATCTCGCGCTGGCCGGTCCGCTCGGCGTCGCGGGATGGATCGTCGCGGCGATCCTCGTCGTCCTACTGCTGGCCACGGGCCAGTTCCGCCGGCAGCCCGAACTCGCGGGCGCGCCGGTCCGCCTGCTCTCCGCGCCGCGTCCCTGA
- a CDS encoding O-methyltransferase, translating into MKSTPEAWSAADAYLSDVLVGHDPALEAALDAQHAAGLPSIEVAPVGGKLLNLLARMSGARRVLEIGTLGGYSTIWLARAVGPEGRVVTIEAEADNAAVARASIDAAGVGERVDIRIGRGADVLPTLVGGFDLVFIDADKESNTVYLDWAARLGHPGTVIVLDNIGREGEIVRDDSTDSKVTGTRAGLSMLGDDPRFDATALQTVGVKGWDGVAIALVV; encoded by the coding sequence ATGAAATCCACTCCCGAGGCATGGTCCGCTGCCGACGCGTATCTCTCCGATGTCCTGGTCGGCCACGACCCCGCGTTGGAGGCTGCTCTCGACGCGCAGCACGCGGCGGGACTCCCGTCGATCGAGGTCGCCCCCGTCGGCGGGAAGCTCCTGAACCTCCTCGCGCGCATGAGCGGTGCCCGCCGGGTGCTCGAGATCGGCACGCTGGGCGGCTATTCGACGATCTGGCTCGCACGTGCGGTGGGGCCGGAGGGGCGCGTCGTCACGATCGAGGCCGAGGCTGACAACGCGGCGGTCGCGCGGGCGAGCATCGATGCCGCCGGTGTCGGCGAGCGCGTCGACATCCGCATCGGCCGCGGCGCCGACGTGCTCCCGACACTGGTCGGCGGCTTCGACCTGGTGTTCATCGACGCCGACAAGGAATCCAACACCGTGTACCTCGATTGGGCCGCGAGGCTCGGGCACCCTGGCACGGTGATCGTGCTCGACAACATCGGTCGCGAGGGGGAGATCGTGCGCGACGATTCCACGGATTCCAAGGTGACCGGAACCCGCGCAGGCCTGAGCATGCTGGGCGACGATCCGCGCTTCGACGCCACGGCGCTGCAGACGGTCGGTGTGAAGGGGTGGGACGGCGTGGCGATCGCGCTCGTCGTCTAG
- the eno gene encoding phosphopyruvate hydratase: MALIEAVGAREILDSRGNPTVEVEVLLDDGIVQRAAVPSGASTGAFEAYELRDGDKSRYGGKGVLKAVEAIIDELGPALEGVEASEQRIVDEILNEVDGTENKKRVGANAILGVSLAVAKAAADSADLPLFRYLGGPNAHVLPVPLFNVINGGEHADNGIDMQEFFLAPVGAETYSEALRWGVETYHVLRSELKAAGYATGLGDEGGFAPDLPSNREGLDFLVKAIEKAGFTPGTDIALGLDVAATEFFKDGVYRLDNKDWDAAALTEYYVGLVNDFPIVTIEDALAEDDWDSWKHLTDALGSKVQLVGDDLFVTNPQRLAEGIKRGVANSLLVKVNQIGTLTETFDAVSLAQRSGYTAMLSHRSGETEDTTIADLAVATNAGQIKAGAPARSERVAKYNQLLRIEEELGDAAVFAGRSAFPRSQA; the protein is encoded by the coding sequence GTGGCACTGATCGAGGCTGTAGGCGCACGCGAGATTCTGGACTCGCGCGGTAACCCGACCGTTGAGGTGGAGGTGCTCCTCGACGACGGCATCGTCCAGCGGGCGGCCGTCCCGTCCGGCGCATCGACGGGCGCCTTCGAGGCGTACGAGCTGCGTGACGGCGACAAGAGCCGTTACGGCGGAAAGGGCGTGCTGAAGGCCGTCGAGGCCATCATCGACGAGCTCGGCCCGGCGCTCGAGGGCGTGGAGGCCAGCGAGCAGCGCATCGTCGACGAGATCCTCAACGAGGTCGACGGCACCGAGAACAAGAAGCGCGTCGGCGCGAACGCGATCCTCGGCGTCAGCCTCGCGGTCGCCAAGGCCGCCGCCGACTCCGCCGACCTGCCGCTGTTCCGCTACCTCGGTGGCCCGAACGCGCACGTGCTGCCCGTCCCGCTGTTCAACGTCATCAACGGTGGCGAGCACGCCGACAACGGCATCGACATGCAGGAGTTCTTCCTCGCGCCGGTCGGCGCCGAGACGTACTCCGAGGCGCTGCGCTGGGGCGTCGAGACGTACCATGTGCTGCGTTCCGAGCTGAAGGCCGCCGGCTACGCGACCGGCCTCGGCGACGAGGGCGGCTTCGCTCCCGACCTGCCCAGCAACCGCGAGGGCCTCGACTTCCTGGTCAAGGCGATCGAGAAGGCCGGCTTCACGCCCGGCACCGACATCGCCCTCGGCCTCGACGTCGCCGCCACCGAGTTCTTCAAGGACGGCGTCTACCGCCTCGACAACAAGGACTGGGACGCCGCCGCGCTCACCGAGTACTACGTCGGGCTGGTCAACGACTTCCCGATCGTCACGATCGAGGACGCACTGGCCGAGGACGACTGGGACAGCTGGAAGCACCTCACCGATGCGCTCGGCTCCAAGGTCCAGCTCGTCGGCGACGACCTGTTCGTCACCAACCCGCAGCGTCTGGCCGAGGGCATCAAGCGCGGCGTCGCGAACTCGCTCCTGGTGAAGGTCAACCAGATCGGCACGCTCACCGAGACGTTCGACGCGGTCAGCCTCGCGCAGCGCTCGGGCTACACGGCCATGCTCTCGCACCGCTCCGGTGAGACCGAGGACACCACGATCGCCGACCTCGCCGTCGCGACCAACGCGGGTCAGATCAAGGCGGGTGCGCCTGCTCGCAGCGAGCGCGTCGCGAAGTACAATCAGCTTCTGCGCATCGAGGAAGAGCTCGGCGATGCCGCGGTCTTCGCCGGTCGTTCGGCGTTCCCGCGCTCGCAGGCCTGA
- a CDS encoding septum formation initiator family protein codes for MGARPHSRHLHRSATEDRRARGVRGRSEDQIAALETERERWRDPAYITTQARERLYYVKPGEVVYLIDNDLDPAALPARAEPGQRHARGDVVGLDAAAAAHPDVHGAQRHGRGRP; via the coding sequence GTGGGTGCTCGTCCCCACTCTCGGCACCTTCATCGATCAGCGACAGAAGATCGCCGCGCTCGAGGCGTCCGTGGTCGCTCCGAAGACCAGATCGCCGCGCTCGAGACCGAGCGGGAGCGCTGGCGCGATCCCGCGTACATCACCACCCAGGCCCGGGAGCGGCTGTACTACGTCAAGCCCGGCGAGGTCGTCTATCTGATCGACAACGACCTCGACCCCGCCGCACTTCCCGCGCGAGCAGAGCCAGGTCAGCGACACGCTCGAGGAGACGTCGTCGGACTGGATGCCGCAGCTGCTGCGCACCCTGACGTCCACGGGGCTCAGCGGCACGGCCGCGGTCGCCCCTGA
- a CDS encoding FAD-dependent oxidoreductase encodes MPKILIVGGGYAGFYTAWKLEKHLRKGEAEVTMVDPLPYMTYQPFLPEVAAGSIEARHSVVAHRRHLKRTNVLTAKVTNINHAEKTATITPPSGEPYDFSYDQIVVTAGAVSRTFPIPGIADNAIGLKTIEEAVAIRDRVMSNFDKAASLPAGPERDRLLTVVVVGGGFAGIEVFAELRSLASSLVGKYPQLRFEDTHFHLIEAMGRIMPEVSLQTSEWVLKDLAKRGANVHLDTQLTSAVDGNVELSTGEVIPTDVIVWTAGVMANPTVVRGGDLPVEERGRIQTRADLRVGTPEAFVEGAWAAGDVSAVPDLSGGGVGGFCVPNAQHAVRQAKLLAKNLVAVLRGENPKEYFHKNLGAVAGLGLYNGVFQSGKIALKGFVAWVAHRGYHGLAMPTWERKFRVIWGWWNNLWLGRDLVNLETVQNPRYVFEEFAARPRPAAPAAPAAPVAEKAAATVAEVAEKAPVEKTPAKKAPAKKAPAKKPAATKPAAEKAAEKAAAK; translated from the coding sequence GTGCCCAAGATTCTGATTGTCGGTGGCGGCTACGCCGGTTTCTACACCGCGTGGAAGCTCGAGAAGCACCTCCGCAAGGGCGAGGCCGAGGTCACGATGGTTGACCCGCTGCCGTACATGACGTACCAGCCCTTCCTGCCTGAGGTCGCCGCCGGTTCGATCGAGGCCCGCCACTCGGTGGTCGCGCATCGCCGTCACCTCAAGCGCACCAACGTGCTCACGGCGAAGGTGACGAACATCAACCACGCCGAGAAGACGGCGACGATCACGCCGCCGTCGGGCGAGCCGTACGATTTCTCGTACGACCAGATCGTTGTCACGGCCGGTGCGGTGTCGCGCACGTTCCCGATCCCGGGTATCGCCGACAACGCGATCGGTCTGAAGACGATCGAAGAGGCTGTCGCGATCCGTGACCGCGTCATGTCGAACTTCGACAAGGCGGCGTCGCTGCCTGCCGGCCCGGAGCGCGACCGTCTGCTCACGGTCGTCGTCGTCGGTGGTGGCTTCGCCGGCATCGAGGTGTTCGCCGAGCTGCGTTCGCTGGCCTCGTCGCTGGTGGGCAAGTACCCGCAGCTGCGTTTCGAGGACACGCACTTCCATCTGATCGAGGCGATGGGGCGCATCATGCCCGAGGTCTCGCTGCAGACGAGCGAGTGGGTGCTCAAGGATCTCGCCAAGCGCGGCGCGAACGTGCATCTCGACACGCAGCTCACCAGCGCGGTCGACGGCAACGTCGAGCTCTCGACGGGCGAGGTCATCCCGACCGACGTCATCGTCTGGACCGCGGGTGTGATGGCGAACCCGACCGTCGTGCGCGGCGGCGACCTGCCGGTCGAGGAGCGCGGTCGCATCCAGACCCGCGCCGACCTGCGCGTGGGTACCCCGGAGGCCTTCGTCGAGGGCGCGTGGGCCGCCGGTGACGTGTCGGCTGTTCCCGACCTGTCCGGTGGTGGCGTCGGCGGGTTCTGCGTGCCGAACGCCCAGCACGCGGTGCGTCAGGCGAAGCTGCTCGCGAAGAACCTCGTCGCGGTGCTCCGTGGGGAGAACCCCAAGGAGTACTTCCACAAGAACCTGGGCGCCGTGGCGGGTCTCGGCCTCTACAACGGTGTCTTCCAGTCCGGCAAGATCGCGCTCAAGGGCTTCGTCGCCTGGGTCGCGCACCGTGGTTACCACGGGCTTGCGATGCCGACGTGGGAGCGCAAGTTCCGTGTGATCTGGGGGTGGTGGAACAACCTGTGGCTCGGTCGCGACCTTGTGAACCTCGAGACGGTGCAGAACCCGCGCTACGTGTTCGAGGAGTTCGCAGCTCGCCCGCGTCCCGCCGCGCCCGCAGCACCGGCCGCTCCGGTTGCCGAGAAGGCAGCGGCCACGGTCGCCGAGGTCGCGGAGAAGGCTCCTGTCGAGAAGACACCGGCCAAGAAGGCTCCGGCCAAGAAGGCTCCTGCGAAGAAGCCCGCGGCCACGAAGCCCGCTGCGGAGAAGGCTGCCGAGAAGGCTGCCGCGAAGTAG
- a CDS encoding cation-transporting ATPase, with translation MGKLSRLLSLATEALDKSAGSATRSVPQREERSSARGGASRGPSIPDADRAAIARYDYLLSTADPTQVERIHRDAFARLTPQQRTQVAERMRAELPPGERPASASAEDLGRAAGRSEAMRPGRMRTLLSRVGRGGAGGGAVGAVGGAAVGILGAVAGGAVLSTVAQPLLEQAAGFGVDFESLAQGIDPEALTGAAEGLLGSAGESVSGLGEAATGWGERLGELGIPGLDDLFRR, from the coding sequence ATGGGAAAGCTCTCCCGACTCCTCAGCCTGGCCACCGAGGCGCTCGACAAGAGCGCCGGCTCGGCCACGCGATCGGTGCCGCAGCGGGAAGAACGTTCCAGCGCGCGTGGCGGTGCGAGCCGCGGGCCGTCGATCCCGGATGCCGATCGCGCGGCGATCGCCCGTTACGACTATCTTCTCAGCACGGCTGACCCCACGCAGGTCGAGCGGATCCACCGTGATGCGTTCGCCCGACTGACGCCGCAGCAGCGCACGCAGGTCGCGGAGCGGATGCGCGCGGAGCTGCCGCCAGGGGAGCGGCCCGCATCGGCATCGGCCGAGGACCTCGGTCGAGCGGCCGGTCGAAGCGAAGCCATGCGACCCGGCCGGATGCGCACGCTGCTGTCGCGAGTCGGCCGCGGCGGCGCGGGGGGCGGCGCGGTGGGAGCGGTCGGTGGAGCGGCCGTCGGAATTCTCGGTGCGGTGGCGGGAGGCGCCGTGCTCAGTACTGTCGCGCAGCCGCTGCTCGAGCAGGCTGCGGGGTTCGGCGTGGATTTCGAGTCCCTCGCGCAGGGCATCGACCCGGAGGCGTTGACCGGCGCCGCGGAAGGGCTTCTGGGCTCGGCCGGCGAGTCGGTCTCCGGACTCGGAGAGGCGGCGACCGGATGGGGCGAGCGCCTCGGCGAACTCGGCATCCCCGGTCTCGATGACCTGTTCCGACGCTGA
- a CDS encoding DedA family protein, giving the protein MRFAASISTDAGHGFSGLTGFAADVLTALGDIGVGILVFIEVLIPPIPSEVILPFAGYLSQSGDLHLGWLIFWSTLASWLGALMLYALGAAIGMERAVRLLAATRLVSRSDLDRGAHWFVSSGAWTVLVGRMVPGVRSLISIPAGASRMNLVRFSIYTIVGSGAWNGMLIGVGAALGTQHERLEHYLGYLDYAVYAAIAIALGVLIARRIREAVTPRSAQARADAAAIDDA; this is encoded by the coding sequence GTGAGGTTCGCCGCATCCATCTCGACCGACGCCGGACACGGCTTCTCCGGCCTGACCGGATTCGCCGCCGATGTCCTCACCGCTCTCGGTGATATCGGAGTGGGGATCCTCGTGTTCATCGAGGTGCTGATCCCACCGATTCCGAGCGAGGTGATCCTGCCGTTCGCGGGCTATCTCAGCCAGAGCGGCGACCTGCACCTGGGGTGGCTGATCTTCTGGAGCACGCTGGCATCGTGGCTCGGGGCGCTGATGCTCTACGCTCTGGGTGCCGCGATCGGCATGGAGCGCGCCGTGCGGCTGCTGGCCGCCACGCGCCTGGTGAGCCGGTCGGATCTGGATCGTGGTGCGCACTGGTTCGTGAGCAGCGGAGCGTGGACGGTCCTCGTCGGCCGGATGGTGCCGGGTGTGCGGAGCCTGATCTCGATCCCCGCCGGGGCGTCGCGCATGAATCTGGTGCGATTCAGCATCTACACGATCGTCGGCAGCGGCGCCTGGAACGGCATGCTCATCGGGGTGGGAGCAGCGCTCGGCACGCAGCATGAGCGGCTGGAGCACTACCTCGGCTATCTCGACTATGCGGTCTATGCCGCGATCGCGATCGCCCTCGGCGTTCTGATCGCGCGACGCATCCGGGAAGCCGTCACCCCGCGCTCCGCTCAGGCCCGCGCGGATGCCGCAGCCATCGACGACGCCTAG
- a CDS encoding glutathione peroxidase has translation MALKDIEVTTLRGESQTFGELTGGKVALVVNVASRCGLAPQYEQLEELQRLYGADGFTVVGFPSNQFLQELGSADAIAEYCSATWGVTFPMAEKVKVNGRGAHPLYRELTQTPDANGKAGRVTWNFEKFLVNPDGRIKRFRPTTLPDAPEIVATIQEWTKGREHEQLG, from the coding sequence ATGGCACTGAAAGACATCGAGGTGACCACACTTCGCGGCGAGAGCCAGACCTTCGGAGAGCTGACCGGAGGCAAGGTCGCACTCGTCGTGAACGTCGCGTCGCGGTGCGGACTGGCACCGCAGTACGAGCAGCTCGAGGAACTGCAGAGACTCTACGGCGCAGACGGCTTCACCGTCGTCGGCTTCCCGAGCAATCAGTTCCTGCAGGAGCTCGGGAGCGCGGACGCCATCGCCGAGTACTGCTCCGCGACCTGGGGCGTGACGTTCCCCATGGCCGAGAAGGTCAAGGTGAACGGACGTGGGGCGCATCCCCTCTACCGCGAGCTCACCCAGACCCCCGATGCGAACGGCAAGGCGGGGCGCGTGACCTGGAACTTCGAGAAGTTCCTCGTCAACCCCGACGGTCGGATCAAGCGCTTCCGTCCGACCACCCTGCCGGACGCGCCGGAGATCGTCGCGACCATCCAGGAGTGGACGAAAGGGCGCGAACACGAACAACTAGGCTGA